A single Saccharolobus shibatae B12 DNA region contains:
- a CDS encoding ABC transporter ATP-binding protein, translating into MSVIDAINLTKRYGDIEVLHGLTFSIEDRSITLVMGPNGAGKSTLLKIIGGLINRTSGYISVLGEDPWNSNKIPRKVGIILDKPFLPPYLTVIDIVKEVSSEFNYPLSDAKRLLEDFNLLHFLKNKVRELSAGTKQKLQIVFSLIKNPEIIIADEPTANLDITSRYEVYNTFAVLREKMGLTVLISSHIPAEILAFSTHVLAINNGIMKFFGKVDKLLRNNFLEEFYIVVDNIGKALEALKDRKIEVIGNQIRISGNLAEISKILSTAGVRIFYVRNSIIDKSIKGETGWE; encoded by the coding sequence ATGAGCGTGATTGATGCTATCAATTTAACAAAGAGGTATGGTGATATTGAAGTACTCCATGGCCTTACATTCTCCATAGAGGATAGGAGTATAACCTTAGTTATGGGTCCTAATGGTGCTGGGAAGTCGACACTACTTAAAATAATTGGTGGGCTAATAAACAGAACCTCAGGCTACATAAGTGTTTTAGGAGAGGATCCTTGGAATAGCAATAAAATACCAAGAAAAGTTGGGATAATATTGGACAAGCCATTTTTACCACCATACCTCACTGTAATTGACATAGTGAAGGAAGTTTCCAGCGAATTTAACTATCCTCTTAGTGACGCTAAAAGGTTATTAGAAGACTTTAATTTATTACATTTTCTGAAAAATAAAGTTAGGGAACTTTCAGCTGGTACTAAACAGAAATTACAAATAGTCTTTTCCTTGATAAAAAATCCAGAAATAATTATAGCAGATGAGCCTACAGCCAACTTGGACATAACATCACGATATGAGGTCTACAATACTTTTGCAGTGTTAAGAGAAAAAATGGGCTTAACTGTACTCATATCATCCCATATACCAGCTGAAATTTTAGCGTTCTCAACTCACGTCTTGGCAATAAACAATGGGATTATGAAGTTCTTCGGCAAAGTAGATAAGCTATTAAGAAATAATTTTCTTGAAGAGTTTTATATAGTGGTTGATAATATAGGTAAGGCTCTAGAAGCGTTAAAGGATAGGAAGATAGAAGTTATAGGTAACCAGATAAGGATCTCTGGAAACTTAGCTGAAATTTCGAAAATCCTTTCCACTGCTGGTGTAAGGATATTTTACGTTAGAAATTCTATAATAGATAAAAGTATCAAAGGGGAGACGGGATGGGAGTAG